One Fusarium poae strain DAOMC 252244 chromosome 4, whole genome shotgun sequence DNA window includes the following coding sequences:
- a CDS encoding hypothetical protein (SECRETED:SignalP(1-21)), whose product MGWMAAAAAAAAAIGTGTGTACEPRVVTAFKPDFTKFGHLFDTTTGGNDFTFWSKYPNHATVVSELYQVETSS is encoded by the exons ATGGGATGgatggctgctgctgctgctgctgctgctgctattGGTACTGGTACTGGTACAGCATGCGAACCAAGAGTCGTCACGGCTTTCAAACCTGACTTTACCAAATTTGGACATTTATTCGATACAACGACAGGGGGAAATGACTTTACATTTTGGTCCAAATATCCCAACCATGCTACTGTAGTGTCCGAGCT CTACCAGGTTGAAACCTCAAGCTGA
- the RCD1 gene encoding Cell differentiation protein rcd1 (BUSCO:37474at5125), translating into MMPAAHVYGHHQFNPQGGDSAWMHQQPGAHHAHTQQQQQQVAAAAAAAVQQQQQHFNRLAGAGQMQGHGQDGDHNNVSEDNRRTMAFIADLLNENTREAALLELSKKREQVPELALILWHSFGVMTSLLQEIISVYTLLNPSQLTAAASNRVCNALALLQCVASHNDTRTLFLNAHIPLFLYPFLNTTSKSRPFEYLRLTSLGVIGALVKNDSSEVINFLLTTEIIPLCLRIMETGSELSKTVAIFIVQKILLDDNGLNYICATYERFYAVGTVLSNMVAQLVESQTARLLKHVVRCFLRLSDNARAREALRQCLPEPLRDATFSSVLRDDAATKRCLAQLLINLSDNVVDPNGVGGSSM; encoded by the exons ATGATGCCCGCGGCGCACGTCTACGGACACCACCAGTTCAACCCTCAGGGCGGCGATTCTGCTTGGATGCACCAGCAGCCTGGCGCGCATCATGCCCAcactcagcaacagcaacagcaggtGGCCGCTGCCGCTGCTGCCGCCgtccaacagcagcagcagcacttCAACCGTCTTGCTGGCGCGGGTCAGATGCAGGGCCACGGTCAAGATGGAGACCACAACAACGTTTCGGAGGATAACCGACGCACCATGGCCTTTATCGCCGATCTTCTCAATGAAAACACTCGGGAGGCGGCTCTGCTGGAGCTGAGCAAGAAACGAGAGCAGGTCCCCGAGCTGGCGTTGATCTTGTGGCATTCGTTTG GTGTGATGACCTCTCTCCTCCAGGAAATCATCTCAGTCTATACTCTACTTAACCCCTCACAGCTCACCGCTGCTGCCTCGAATCGAGTTTGTAATGCTCTCGCACTACTCCAGTGCGTTGCATCGCACAACGACACAAGAACTTTGTTCCTCAATG CACACATTCCCTTATTTCTCTACCCCTTTCTCAACACCACCTCCAAGTCTCGACCTTTCGAATACCTTCGCTTGACCAGTCTTGGTGTCATTGGTGCGCTGGTCAAAAACGATTCCTCCGAAGTCATCAACTTTCTCTTGACAACAGAGATAATTCCTCTCTGTTTGCGTATCATGGAGACCGGTTCGGAACTCAGCAAGACCGTTGCTATCTTTATCGTCCAGAAGATCCTGCTCGACGACAATGGGCTTAACTACATATGCGCCACGTACGAGCGATTTTATGCAGTTGGCACCGTACTGAGCAACATGGTGGCCCAACTTGTCGAGTCTCAGACAGCTCGGCTTCTCAAGCACGTTGTTAGGTGCTTCTTGCG TCTTAGTGATAACGCTCGAGCACGTGAGGCTCTACGCCAGTGTCTACCCGAACCACTTCGCGATGCCACCTTTTCCTCTGTTCTCCGAGACGATGCAGCAACCAAGAGATGCCTCGCCCAGCTCCTCATTAACCTATCGGATAATGTCGTAGACCCCAATGGTGTTGGCGGTTCCAGCATGTAA
- a CDS encoding hypothetical protein (BUSCO:6577at5125) — protein MGTRTASSAVADASQRGPGRTHSTRSSRSSRVPSFPPPSPSASAAPAAPAPATSTGAGANYNQSHTRQLSHSHSQSQSRSQSQSLSQAQSQAYASRSQSHSHSHSRSASNSHPPPHHSQHQRTSSSRSTSQNDHESSRLAANPKHHRTSSKDDRHPPPTSGPDPSRAHRRSSSSRSKNNNHNPQPDMAPSASAPSNGTSHASAAPPANHADAPPRASTSKHARSRTVIPTQSGKWMLGKTIGAGSMGKVKLARKEDGSEQVACKIIPRGSTDDGHQSRADKERADQSKEIRTAREAAISTLLNHPHICALHDVVRTNHHWYMLFEYVNGGQMLDYIISHGKLKEKQARKFSRQIASALDYLHRNSIVHRDLKIENILISKTGDIKIIDFGLSNLFAPKGHLKTFCGSLYFAAPELLQARAYTGPEVDVWSFGIVLYVLVCGKVPFDDQSMPALHAKIKRGLVDYPAWLSSECKHLLSRMLVTDPKQRATMQEVLTHPWMAKGFNGPPDNYLPNREPLTIPLEPEVILAMQGFNFGTPESINAQLTKIIESEEYQRAIKLYQREKELPPPAKDAEKRRPFGFDFYKRRNSGNSRDTLSAPSSEVLQIGNDPMNAFSPLLSIYYLVKEKQDRDHADMVPPPAASQSREKEKEKEREREREKEKERERERREEKEREREREREAREKEKAREPESMPEIAAPQAAHTNSSAYEMPGEKPTGGRSRPRARTHGEDDMPELPKQTPAPPPEPRIEQLQKKEGTAAGILRRFSTRKRREPERLDKDRSHPPVVQVHSPAEPSPLAPRKSFSIRRGRRDREDASDSQLRSSSNQGQHGELLSPPMSAGGARDGRRGSGLGRSTSVNSAEMRRRKDHPATNESDQSVGNEESSSSRRTHGHSRSVSLRAKSIGHARRESIQQRRQRRDAAQEANVPEETDQELEQSGVSTERLDDTELSKPVFLKGLFSVSTTSGKSVPAIRTDIKRVLKQLNVDYTEIKGGFRCRHSPSIDLNKVQDPPMSPGNTPGHKRRFSFGGLMRGDDRDRERDDFRDSDRPPTTPRTPGRSDRDRSFSNSETSFDSNSGRNAGPSRQVPGETSTQVQSDLGGSMVLEFEIFIVKVPLLSLHGIQFKRMAGNTWQYKSMADHILRELRL, from the exons AGCGCCTGCACCAGCCACGTCCACTGGAGCAGGTGCCAACTACAACCAATCTCACACCCGCCAGCTTTCACACTCACactctcaatctcaatctcgcTCCCAATCCCAGTCCCTGTCCCAGGCCCAATCCCAGGCCTACGCCTCCCGTTCTCAATCTCATTCCCACTCCCACTCTCGTTCTGCTTCCAACTCACATCCTCCCCCTCATCATAGCCAACATCAGCGCACCTCTTCATCCCGATCTACTTCGCAAAATGACCACGAATCCTCACGCTTAGCCGCGAACCCAAAGCATCATCGAACCTCGAGCAAAGACGATCGACATCCTCCCCCGACCAGTGGCCCCGATCCCTCGAGGGCCCATCGAAGGAGCTCTTCCTCTCGTTCCAAAaacaacaaccacaaccCTCAACCCGACATGGCCCCTTCAGCCAGCGCTCCCAGTAATGGGACTAGCCACGCAAGCGCAGCTCCTCCAGCTAATCATGCCGACGCGCCACCCCGCGCTTCAACTTCTAAACACGCGAGATCACGTACGGTTATCCCAACCCAATCTGGAAAATGGATGTTAGGCAAGACCATTGGTGCTGGTAGCATGGGCAAGGTCAAGCTCGCCCGAAAGGAAGATGGCAGCGAACAG GTAGCTTGTAAAATTATCCCTCGTGGCTCGACCGATGATGGCCACCAGTCTCGAGCCGACAAAGAGCGTGCCGATCAATCCAAGGAAATTCGAACTGCTCGCGAAGCGGCTATCAGTACTCTCCTGAACCACCCCCACATATGTGCACTTCACGATGTTGTCCGTACAAACCACCATTGGTATATGCTTTTTGAATATGTCAACGGTGGCCAGATGCTCGACTATATCATTTCCCATGGCAAGCTTAAGGAGAAACAAGCCCGAAAGTTTAGTAGGCAGATCGCAAGTGCCTTGGACTACTTGCACAGGAACAGCATTGTGCATAGAGATCTCAAAATCGAGAATATTCTCATCAGCAAGACAGGCGACATCAAGATTATCGATTTTGGTCTCAGCAACCTCTTCGCTCCCAAGGGTCACCTCAAGACATTCTGTGGAAGTCTCTATTTTGCTGCGCCCGAACTGCTGCAGGCAAGAGCGTATACCGGCCCAGAGGTCGATGTCTGGAGTTTCGGCATTGTTCTTTATGTCTTAGTTTGCGGTAAAGTGCCATTCGACGACCAAAGCATGCCCGCGCTTCACGCCAAAATCAAGAGGGGTCTTGTCGATTATCCCGCTTGGTTATCAAGTG AATGCAAACACCTTTTATCTCGGATGCTCGTCACGGATCCTAAACAGCGCGCTACAATGCAGGAAGTATTGACACACCCATGGATGGCTAAGGGCTTCAACGGTCCTCCCGATAATTACCTGCCCAACCGCGAACCATTAACGATACCGTTGGAGCCAGAAGTAATTCTTGCTATGCAAGGCTTCAATTTTGGCACACCCGAAAGTATCAATGCACAGCTCACCAAAATTATCGAATCTGAGGAATATCAGCGTGCTATTAAGCTCTACCAAAGAGAGAAGGAGCTTCCACCGCCTGCGAAAGATGCCGAGAAGAGGAGGCCATTTGGCTTTGACTTTTACAAGCGCAGAAATTCTGGAAACAGTCGCGATACTTTGTCGGCTCCCAGTTCCGAGGTCCTCCAAATTGGCAACGATCCCATGAACGCATTTAGTCCCCTCCtatctatatattaccttGTCAAGGAGAAACAAGATCGCGATCATGCCGATATGGTGCCGCCGCCAGCGGCATCACAGTCTCGCGAGaaggagaaagagaaggaaagggAAcgggaaagagagaaagagaaagaacgCGAACGAGAGAGGAgggaggagaaggaaagaGAGCGAGAGAGGGAACGCGAGGCCCGCGAAAAGGAGAAAGCAAGGGAGCCCGAATCGATGCCAGAAATCGCAGCACCTCAAGCAGCTCATACCAACTCATCTGCCTACGAGATGCCAGGCGAAAAGCCCACTGGTGGACGCAGCAGACCTCGCGCCAGGACCCATGGCGAAGACGACATGCCAGAGCTGCCGAAGCAGACACCCGCGCCACCACCTGAACCGAGAATTGAGCAACTCCAAAAGAAGGAGGGTACTGCAGCTGGTATCCTGCGTCGTTTCAGCACACGCAAGCGTAGGGAGCCTGAGCGTCTGGACAAGGACCGTTCGCATCCTCCTGTGGTTCAAGTTCATTCCCCAGCGGAACCTTCACCACTTGCACCTCGAAAGAGCTTTAGCATCCGTCGTGGCCGACGTGACAGAGAGGATGCGTCTGATTCACAACTCCGTTCTAGCAGCAACCAAGGCCAGCATGGTGAGCTTCTAAGCCCACCCATGTCTGCCGGTGGTGCCAGGGACGGCAGAAGGGGAAGTGGTTTGGGACGATCGACCAGTGTCAATTCGGCAGAGATGAGAAGGCGGAAAGATCATCCAGCAACCAACGAATCTGATCAATCTGTAGGAAACGAAGAATCTTCCAGCTCGCGCCGCACTCATGGTCACTCTCGATCTGTGAGTCTGAGGGCCAAGTCCATTGGTCACGCGAGGAGGGAGAGCATACAGCAGCGCCGTCAGAGAAGGGATGCTGCTCAGGAGGCCAATGTTCCTGAAGAAACGGATCAGGAGTTGGAGCAGAGCGGCGTGTCCACTGAACGATTGGACGACACAGAACTGTCCAAGCCAGTTTTCCTCAAGGGTCTCTTTAGCGTGTCGACAACATCGGGCAAGTCTGTACCCGCGATCCGAACGGATATCAAGCGGGTATTGAAGCAACTGAACGTCGACTACACGGAGATCAAGGGTGGATTCAGATGTCGCCACTCACCGAGTATTGATCTTAACAAGGTGCAAGATCCACCCATGAGCCCTGGAAACACCCCAGGCCATAAGCGACGGTTCAGCTTTGGTGGTCTTATGAGGGGAGACGATCGTGATCGGGAGAGGGATGATTTCCGCGACTCAGACCGCCCTCCTACTACACCACGAACGCCAGGCCGCTCAGATCGAGACCGTAGCTTCTCAAACTCGGAGACTTCGTTTGACAGTAACTCTGGCAGAAATGCGGGACCATCTCGACAAGTGCCAGGAGAAACGAGCACGCAAGTACAGAGCGATCTTGGCGGAAGCATGGTGTTGGAATTTGaaatcttcatcgtcaaggTGCCACTATTATCGCTACATGGTATTCAGTTTAAGCGAATGGCTGGAAACACGTGGCAGTACAAGAGTATGGCGGACCACATCCTTAGGGAGCTGAGGCTATAA